Part of the Mercenaria mercenaria strain notata chromosome 8, MADL_Memer_1, whole genome shotgun sequence genome is shown below.
agtgagcggctgatgatctgtttcTAAGacaagtctttaccgaacaaataccagTGAAACTTAGCttctgcccatactatcgctaaacacttcTTCTCTATCACGGAGTaattttgctccctaggtagcaatttcctactaacatacgctacaggtaatttctctccatcacgtTCCTGAAGCAATACAGAGCataaacctacatctgaagcatctactctcaatataaaagtcttaTCTAAATCtagcaacttcaaaataggcggacccataaagctagccttcaaagtctggaaagccttttcttgactttcaccccactctacaagatttggctgaccctttttcgtcatatctgtgagtggaactgcaatggcggcaaaatatgggataaacttaaaaatatcaataaaaatatatatatatataataaatatctgACAAtatctgagaaattttctaacaaatctacttCCTGCTTACATACTACCGGTATCTCTgaatttatctctacatcttttACGTTTCTGTACCCTACTTTATAGGACATAAAACTATATCCTTTCCTACTCTACTCGacaactcatcactactttcattcggatctaatctatcataatctctctgatcctcctctacaatagctgctccaatcttacttaatatacccttatctaatatagacttactatcatccttcctttcacagtactgtttcagcatgttttcgtgaaaagttttcaactttccgtctacatctatcctgtaatctagtctatttactacctctactactacgtaaggacccttccaatgtaacaacaactaatcatgtttcgtaggtaacaatacaagtaccttaccacctgccttaaacctcctatttctagccttcctattgtaatacttcttgtatctagcactacttttcgctaactgttgctaagctatcttacacgtatcctccaacttttcttgcaaatccataacatactggtaagtggttttaacctcaccATTCTCcatcttaccagcccataactctccgagaacagttatcggtccacggattgttctgccGTAAAGTAACCCAAAGGGAGAAAaacccaaactttcttgcggaacttcacggtaagcaaacaacatagcattaaaatacctatcccaatctctaggtctttcactacacatacgcttcaatatttgctttaaactaccgttaaacttctctgctaaaccgttacacatagggtgatacggtgttgtagttaactgcctgaatgacaataatctactaacttctgccataaggtctggcgtaaactgcgatccacagtcggtaagcatttcctctggaactcctaatctactatacatatctactaatgcctctgctactctctcagtttcaatactaggtagtgctatggcttccggatatctagtagcataatctaccatagtcaaaatatatctgtttttcctttcagtcatgggttcgatcggaccaacaatgtcgacagcaactctcttaaactgAGTATCAATCAAAGATATTTTTCCTAAAGGAACTTTGCTTACTTTACACTTAGCTATAATACGTTGACATATAGTACATGACTGACAGTatctcctaacctctgccattactcctggccagtaaaattcacctaataccctatcactagttttccttacacCTAGATgacctgacagtaacgaatcatgtgcaactttcggCACAGTTTCCCTAAAACATTTAGGTATAACCAGCTGTCTACTTTTATCTACATTTTTGGCgatatactctctatataacaatttattcctaatctcaaacctaactgaaccattacctctacactgcttaatcgtaccttcctcaacTTTccttctacacaaatctaaagttctatctttctgttgcttttctaagaattcctctctagatatatctaaaatctgagacggaactttaagctttatttgcttcttaactttggcttgcgccctaatttctactgctgacgctaagctactaaactaaggttctacagctccctctacattacaatttataacatcattggtaggattatctacaaccaacgcctctattgtacccttgaaatacggacaatcaatatgtactctagctacatctagcctgtgttcactcccatctatgtacttacatctacgggttttctctacaaACTACCTTGCTTCAGCTAaatcccgtttcactatcacacatgtacaacctgtatctcgcatagcgattacatccctaccattacaagtgcCGGGTaatgtaggacatgtacttacactaagcgtacctaactcctcaacatcactgagttctaaaatactatttccactctccgACCTATTTGACTtgctcctatctctatctctatttcttcctctacctctacttcTAGTTTGATTACTACCTgtacctctatttctattttccttgctaactctattctcccctttactattttcctgttcctgctctacctctacCTCTGCTGTTGCATTAGCACTATTATTGGACTTTTCaatcctacagtaatatgagctatgtcCTATATgaccacaattagtacacttcagtacaccaaagggttgataacctctacctctatttgcaCCATtactactacctctattactattGCCTGCATTACGATTAATAGGAaactgtctctgaggtatttcatatggtttatggctTCGGTcgttattggttcgattcacgacatacttgggacctccacgggTCTTTGCAAACATccctagctttaactaacctcttactaaTCAAATTCTGATATAGTTCTCTGTTACATACATATAAGAATTGATCCCTAAGCATAAAATCTAACAACCCTTCGTAAGTTTTTTCTACCTTACTTAACCTTAGCCAACCGTCTAAATACctacttattctggctaaaacatcacaaaggtctcattatcacggGGCCTTTCTGTTCTAAACTTTTTCtgatagccatcgtcagtgagttcgaactgacgtagcaaagcggcctTCCGTTTATCATAGTCCTTCCGGTCTTCtgacggaagcctatcaaaaacctctctcgCCGTACCTTTAAGAAGGAACGGTAAGATTATTGACCATGTCTCTTTATCaaaatcctgcgcaacagcgtacgtttcgtacgcATTCAAGTatgcatccatggaatcaattttctcatcaaagggagacatcttaacctttacctttttcttactcatcgtTTCTAAGTctctcttaaacttatgctctgtttctaatttcctactttctgcttcctccttccctgtttctaacttcctagctaacattaacttctccttttcatattctaacttatctagttctaacttacgttcatatTCTATATTTTCCTTCTGTAgtctagcttctaactctaatctttccttctcagCTCTTAAGATActttgtcgttcatattctatcttttctttctgtaaCCTAgattctaactctaatctttccttctctgcttctaacctttcCGTCTCTGCCTCTACTCTTAATTTCTcagcttctaacctatctttctctctttctttctctgcttctaacctttcCGTCTCTGCCTCTGCTCTTAATTTCTCTacttctaatctatctttctctgcctctaatctactatgtctttcctcacgtttcCTAGCCTGTTCTTCCTTAataaagttacgtaactcctctccttcataacctaacatCTGTCCAACCTTTGTTAACTCCCCTACACTACTCATGTTTATATAATTACACTATATTAACACTAAacaacactacagtacaacagctactataacaacctgaaacactagttaaacaatcgtgagggaatactagactacactagttgacactaaggctctacagttaccactgaagccaaaacaaaatactatactctacgtatatactacacaaacgTCCTCcctaaaatgataatacactaagttgcgcaacagtactatgtgtcaatcaaggttgcataggcaacaatcaacaatgtacagtgacagtaggctatAACAATACCGTAGCCTTACCAAGTAATGATcgactagtgttaacactttagtgaaacaaaaataaaccaaagtgctttatcctatgttaaaacattgtcatgacgtcactcctttgtacTCGCTgtactttatttttaatattggactgctttgaatgggacttagtacagtattttccacgtggagtccaatattattttaatattggactgtgtatttaatattggactgcacgaggaaaacgatttatatacagaaTCAATGTCCTTGTGTAGTCCAATACTTATCAATagtttaattccatatagaaaaatattgtaatcaaatttaaaaaagtccaatataataacacagcgctgataataaaaaggaaaattaatatcaaaactaagtttcatgtatagatctagatgcctaataaatatggacaaaatcgcaaaattttaaaaatagcattatattttttttgcatgcgtcaacgtagtcttactccctaaaTGACAACTTTCTAGAGCAACAATTTCCTCAATATTGTTCacgtttccagttttaaaaactGTTCAAGAATTTATTCCTCTCTGTTTAAAAAGCAGATTTATAAGACCGATCATGATAGTTCTTTGAGGCCGTACTGTCAATGGCctttatcattttgtgaagtttcaatgaaatatcatttatacttttcaagtaatgcccGGACAatccttattttgtataataaatggaGATAATCCAAAAGccaggtaaggtagagttatggttctttgaaactgctctttgtctcaatggcctccatgattatgtgaaatttcaataaaatgccgttaatacttttcaagttatactccggacggacgggcggacggacaaaGTGGCAACTATACGCTCGCCCTTTGGGGagcataaaaaaaataataataataatttacgatTTACGAAAGTTAAGTGAATCATTGCATCCTCATACATAGCTTATTTTTTGTTACAATCCACACTTTCCAAATTTAACCGtacatctgtacatagaaaaaaactaaacaaatgctaacacgtttctgaatgttcatgtaaacccttgtaaatgatatgagccgcgccatgagaaaaccaacatagtgcgtttgcgagcagcatggatcaagaccagcctgggcatccgcgaagtttagtcaggatccatgctgttcgataacagtttgtctaattgcaGAAGGCTTTGAAAGGAAAcaaaatggatcctgaccagactgcgcaggctggtctgcatccatgctggtcgcaaaaccactttgttggttttctcagggtgcagcttatatttttgttgtgggtATTGATAGTTACAGGTCATGTTTTTTTTGAGTATTAcatccgtattgaaaaaaaagactgtaaaaaaaaaaacaacaggatgttcctttcaaaatataaacgtttatagcACCCTACGTAGAACAAATTGCCTTCATGTCTTGTGTCtgaagccagtgtgaagcatttgctcacattttTTCAGTCTGTGAGACTGCctattggaaaagaaaaacaactgcaatTAAGGGACACTTGTACTTACATGAACCATAGTCTTGTCgcaatatcttttaattttgtactcgtatattctatttcattttattctgttttttataaaataatgagattttagtgaaaaaaatctaataaattcaaagtgaatgatatcaaatatatttttcagtactccAGTTGGGACTACATTACATATATTTCCCCTTTGGGTGCCTCAGGCACTGTCATCCTTTgtgataataacttaaataagagTAGCCTCGGGTgcattataaataaaattcatattgaaatcAAGTTTTCCTTACTTTTCAGCTTCCGCCTCGCTATGCGTCTGTATCAACCAGTTaaaaggaacgaaaataatatcacaagtttagtatgatttggacttaccagtagctgtatccgataaaatattaaaaatgtctgttctgggcccgtattcataaagaatcttagaatcacctctaagatatttcttatcttaattTTTTAGACTTAGTTAAGAGATATTCttaagttcttgttcataaaacgacttagaaaaatcttagcgaaaaaagtataagaataatttttttcttagtttcatttctatgtctatatttaataagaaattagAAAAGCCTGTCACAAGTTAAATTAAGCTTAATATTCTAATAAGTCTATACAGTAAATatgcaattcatgaaaaactgttaaTTGCGGTCATTGGCGTCCATTCTATTTTTACTTTTCAAAGATAATCCTTAAAAGTTAAGATAAATGGCCACCTGTcttaaattttaagagaaaatTCACCTACTTAAGATAATTTCTAAGCCAAATTTTGTTCTTAGTACAATTCTTAGGCAAAAGTGTTTCTAAGAcacattttaagccaaaaatgagaaaaacttagaaaatgttgacttctaagatatatttctatctaagattctttatgaatactGGCCCTgaaagtcttcttgcactaaatttgaataaataaatcacAACAACAGTAAATTGCCAGGCatgtaaacaaacaacccattttctcatttagtgcacATGCAGCAGTCATTTCCCCCAGCTGTCCGATTCCAACTAcgctttcagtgaaacattatcctcatccgccatacccttgtaaattttaacacaaagaaGGTTTCCTTGCAcacacttaaataaaaagaacagaatCACTTTACCCTTGCAATGAATTAAAATTAATcctgtttttgtttctaaaatgtcacaaaatttctttacTCCCGCCGCCACTCGTGAGAatactactgcttattccgtGCATGTATAAACACAGTTAATAGTatcacgagaatcccgggctaacgaaAGTCCAATATTACGAAGGCGAAAAACCCGAGAAAAAAGCAATCGagcattatgagaaaaacgtgcgtaaaatgGTCATGAGGATCTGCagagtatttcataatcatatagtaactgttattaaatgcggtaaagtaaataaaaaccgaattaattgaagAATACTTTACGTTAATGGTTTATACGtaatttgttattgtttatgtcataaaaacaatgttttaagtaagatataagcctcaaacgaccCAATATGTTAAATATTGGatgttttcgtcttatatcctatacataaagtgtaggtataacacaactgtgtagcactaaaacgtAAGAGTAGGtaaaaagtatatgcaagtaacaAGCTTGCTAATACACACAAataaaaatactgtatctaggatgtatacagtacactagtacataataggatcactgggagaagtagggcaaCGCACATGTAAGAGTGAGTAAgtgtaggataactctccttgtcaagggcggtcactctcagcacagatatatagTGGCTTAATCATAGTCAGTGTTAGTTCTaggggcgtcagtgttagttctagGGGCGTCAATGTTAGTTCTGAAGGCACCAGGGTCAGTTCAGGAGTTGGTGTCTAGTGTAGTTCTGTTAGAGTTGAGGATGTTAGATTCAGTGgttctttggttcgaattaaagcaaaggttgttcttaaaatgcattctaggtgtgCCATAgttgtgtcctacaaaaggtataaaaaggcatttgcaccacaGTGACACTATTCCCATAAAAGGCCGTCTATATCTCTCTATCATGTTTAGGTTGAAGAAACATACATCTAGTTGTATATGTCTTAGCAATATGCTTGGTTCATGACTTGCGACAAACGCAATTGTCTCAACCCTGATGACTCTCAGTCGACGGACTTAGATTGTCAAGAGGCAGCATACCTGGTTGAAAACTCTATAAGATCTACGCATCAGGATTAAtctgctttcaagcttgactTTCTTTGTccactatttatttattatagtgttttctatgtttgaaatatttacaaaaacgaataaagctgtagatatgtaaggtttacgAAACACATTCAAtgagtgtcaaaatatttttttataaaattcatttgctgacaccatgtatgtattattttttttcaaattttaacacTTCCTTCACCgtgtgaccaagtaccatttttgcagcacacgtatataataattatttacataggcatgtaacatattttgttgCGTTACTGGGGGAAAAGATGTTTAGAACGTAAAAAATGATTaatattcatatttcaatagaaataagaatgagaaatgtctacaaagtcattcttaacaaacttgtaaaattcattcgaatatatcaagaaatggtctttaacTATCTTTACTATGCTATTTCAGAAGTCAAGGCATaggtcagtttttacttaattggaCAGACAATCTGAATAGGAGAATGTCCGAGGTCCTTCAAGTTTGTAAATGGAAGAACTTCATGACTGTTCTTCTGAAGAAAAATGTGTCTgctgacatatatatttttagttaCCGCCAAAAACGTGATTTTGTGAGATTTAGTGTGCAGTCAAAAATTGTTATACATTCTCTCTTGCATCAGTAGTTTTAGGTATGATAataccaaattatttttttccctgTGATATTCTCCCCTGCTTTGAAAAATGTCTGTTGACATTTCAAAACAACAACATGGTTAcaactaaaataataatataattatgtttatgctAATATATTAACAGCATATACAACTATATATTATACACAATTATATGAATATCAACTATATCTTTCAATTCAGCTGAAAGagtaaaaattatattgatagctgcaaaacaaaattataaaatggtTTCTGCAGCTGAAAAAGCaatgataaaaattataaaatcatgaGATGCAGTTTATGTTCACAGTAATATCTCAAGTATTACATTACAATTAAAGTATATTGTTAAACAGTACATTTTACTGATGTAGTTTTAAGAACACATTTGCACcgtgtcattttcttttttcctgTAATGTTTTCTCAAGAGCATTTCTGTGATTAGTTCACACTTACCTAGTTTAGAGAATGAGTGCTTATTTCACGAACATAATTTGTGAAGCAAAACAGCAGAAAAATTACACACAGACAGAACCCAGGTTTTAATGCAGATGTCAAATTTGCCTCTACTGTTTTGTTCATAATTTTagttgaatatttttctttgataatttGCAATTACGTCaaattgctttcatattttgaagGCCTCCAAAAGTAAAGATAGGAACTTTCTTTTTTGACTGCTTTACATATAACATTGGAAGTAATACATTTAATTTGCCTTTTCCATATTTCATTGTGGCTACATTCTAATTTTATACTATGCTAAATTCAAACTTACTGTTGAGTTTACCTGTAGACTGGCtccaatatttgatatatttcaagtgtaaccctaaccctaaccctaaccccaaTGACACGCACCTTTTCTGGGGTGTAGCGTCCCTTTTCCTGGCTttggttttatttgaaaaaaaaatctggattcaacataaaagaagaaatcccTGCCTCTCAAAGCACTGAAAACAATGTTCATGCAttccggactggcgtttccggtgattttacccgtGCTGGCAAAAACCACCCCTCATGCtggatgactctcgtgctgttaatgacagcTAACAATTCATGCactgattttatattgtttatgtaaaatacgaaaatatcaggtaccttgatagtttctctccgttcctcatagtatatttctcgactCAAAATGATGTTATCTTACGGTAAGAACataacataacgttacgctacaaatgataaaagaaaagtggaactttgttattgtgcgtctcTGAAACGTTATGACGTCACTTATTACGGACGTtactttcccgcgctttgtgtacatactctactaaaagaaagagtgctacaaagaaagtactTTGATCaactataatttaaaaaaagctgtATACCAAAAGAAttctgtcagaataaaaagcttatatgtatgcgatatgcaagaaaaatatcagtcatgtgtttacgaatcaggTAACATATCCATCCCTCTGCCACCTGCGCATAGGCGGTAACTCAGCAAGCCTCGTTAAAACCCAATGcacaggtgccctcgggacggatatttctatccgattcgaaAACACATGACGGATATTAATATTCTTGCTCCAAGTAAGATTATAAAAACAACCCGAATTATTCTATTAATCTGAAAGCTATAttctttgttttgaaattaatattctaCAATAACATAATAAGGTTAGTATATAATATGATAACATAACACATTTTCTCCATTATCCAAAGCACTGGCCGCCAGTTCGTACAACAAGAAGAAAGAGATTTTTTTAGGcttgaatgctattttttaaagACAGCTTTAAAACATGATTACTCACAGAGCTTATTTTATAGAAACGcgtgagaattagttgtttgtttactttttttatttgatttggcatttttagaatatttttagaaacaaaaactaataTTATGGTGTTCATAATATagccaaacttcaattttaaagaaaatatctttttgCCAAAATCTGTAGGTCATTACTAATAAGGATGAGCAGctttttaatcaacatttaaataCTGAGCTCTGCTAAAGAAGAGTGCGAAATTGATTTTAAAGTATTAAAGCTGTATTGCGTAAATTTGACTGCAATATGTTATACCGATAATCATTATATGAACTGTAATCTAAAGTGTATGCTTAGACGTAAGAGCAGGGAGATGGGTGGGGGCACcatcttttaaatatatatatttcctcCATTTATAAGACAGCACTCTGTCTGATGATTTTATCCTGAAAGCGCACTAGAATTCAGCTTGTGACGTTTGAAATGTTCAAAATCACCTACAGTGCCACTTTCTACAAGGATCATGCTCCCTGAAAAAGATTTCTTCTCAAAATACTATTTTTCCAAAGCTTGTTGACATTACATAACTTAAACCTACAGTAATCGACAACCAtaattttcagtgttgaaatccTCTTAGACTTTACGCTTTGGCATGCACAAATTGCAAAATTGTATGGAGGAGGACCCCCATACTACCCtcatacagaaataatacaacaCCGTCTCTAAATAAGAATAACAGCTCTCAATCACATATACCAAGACTGTGAATAACAAAAGTTATAATCTTTAactctttgtaaaaaaaaattcatttagaatacaaacttttcttcaggtaaaaaagtaaaacacttgCGAAACTTCAGTGAATGAAAGAAATGACTTTCTCTTAAAACTCAACAGAATGCagga
Proteins encoded:
- the LOC128559104 gene encoding uncharacterized abhydrolase domain-containing protein DDB_G0269086-like, translating into MSSVGELTKVGQMLGYEGEELRNFIKEEQARKREERHSRLEAEKDRLEVEKLRAEAETERLEAEKEREKDRLEAEKLRVEAETERLEAEKERLELESRLQKEKIEYERQSILRAEKERLELEARLQKENIEYERKLELDKLEYEKEKLMLARKLETGKEEAESRKLETEHKFKRDLETMSKKKVKVKMSPFDEKIDSMDAYLNAYETYAVAQDFDKETWSIILPFLLKGTAREVFDRLPSEDRKDYDKRKAALLRQFELTDDGYQKKFRTERPRDNETFVMF